GAACTCTTTCCACATATACGTAGGATCCTGAGTTCCATCCTGAGAagcacaaaaagaaaggaagtgagagtgggctggagagatggctcagctttcTGCTTTTCCATAGAACCTGAATTTTGTTCCTAGTTCACACATGACTCACAACCatttctaactccagctccagaggatctgatgccctcttctggcttttaaggggacatgcacacatgtgcacacatatacatagagagacaggcagacaaacagatagatagatagacagaattATTactgaaagaaggagggaggggacaaggaggGAGGAACAAAGGAATGAAGGAGTAAAGAAAAGAATATTGTAAAgccagccaagcatggtggcacacgactttaatcccagcactccacaggcaggtggatctctttctgagttcaagaacaacctgatctacagagtgagttccaaaacaaccatggctacacagagaccccTTCTCAAACAAGACAAAATGATCTTGTAAGGTCATAATTCAACAGAAGCATGCGACTTGGTGTTCCATGCAGAGTGGGGTTATAATACGGTTATATGTAGATgtatattaaaatgtattactatttcattatttcatgTAAGCCATTTGTATTCACATATGAACAAGCATGCATAAACAGAGAGATACATGAAACAAACATGCTTACACTTATGTATATACACCCAAACATATATAGACACAGATGTagacatgcatgtatgcatgctggtgtataaataaacattttttttctcttctggaagGAAAATGAGAACCATTATGGTCACTGACACTGAGGGTAGGTAGGGAGCAGGCGGGGGGGGGCTGTGATTTCATTTCTGTACTGTTCAAACGTCTAACGGCCCgtgtttcttattttaaaatgtctacaTGTGCTATTTTGGCAATGAGCTTATGGGTCACTCTTTGTGTTTGTCTTTATATGGCTCCTTTTAAAATAAGGACCAAACCACATgacctaaaaataaaacctgtaaCAAGCCAAGACTGCAGTCTGTGTCACAGCCCGGTGGAtcttttttttcactctttttctcctctttctctgggtCTGACATTTCACATTTCTTTCGTGTGATTTCTTCTTGGGTGTCTGTCATCAAATAAGCCATGGAGGGCCTTGCCTGGACACACCTGCTGGTGTCTGTGAGGCTGCCCACGCCAGCAGCTGCCACATGGTGGGCACCCCTcagccctccaccccacccccacccaggaaTGGACCAGGAATCATGCCAAGGATGCCCTCACCCTTGGTGATATAAGGGCACTAAAACGGCATGGCATTATGaaatgcatgtgaacacacagctTGCTGTTCTAGTGGGCTGGTGATTTCCCTTGTAAATGGGAGGAGGTTTTGTACTTCTTCTCAGAAATACATGCTGGTTTTTAATCCCCACTGCACCACTCTGAGTTCTCCAGGGTCTGTGGGAGTAAGCTAAGAGGTAGAACTTGTGTGAATGCTGGAGCAAGGAAGCACGGTGCTGAAACACAAATCAAACTTTTCTGTTTAAAGACGAAATCTCAGGTCTGGAGACCAGATGACTAAGGGCGCATGGGCTGCTCTAGCGAaagacctgggttcgattcccagaatCCAAGCGGTGCTCATGTGTTCATGGGGAGGGAAGCTCTGGAGAGAAGGGGTTTCCCCTCTTCTTCAAATCAGGGGCCCCAGGAATTAAACCAAGATGGTcagttaggcttggtggcaagagctTTAACCAGCTAAGCCACCTCAGGTCTCCAGTAGCTTGTCTTGTCCTCCTGTACAAAAGCCTGGAACTGGATGCAGGAAATGATGGACAGGTTAGTGTCACAATGAGAAAAACAGCACCAGAGTAGGAGAGTGGCTCACAGGGTAAAACAGTAGCTGCCCCAGCGGGACAGCCTGTGTTCAATCCACAGATCCACGGGTGGAGGAAGCCAACCAGCTccttgtcttctgatctccaggCTCACTGAGGGCACACAAAaccatactctctctctctccctccctccctctctccctccctccctccctccctccctccttccctctcttcctctaacTCTGTACtctgtctccttccctttctccctccctctcccccttttgtttcctgcctctcccttcctctccctggtccctctctctctctccctccctccttctccctctctttcactcctttcactctccctcccttccccctctctcccttcctttccttctccctctctctttctctctctctctctctctctctctctctctctctctctctcacacacacacacacacacagtaacaaaTGAGCCCAACGCTATCAGCAACTCTTCACACAGGAGGCTCAACCTGGATGGGAAAGCCACAGGTGGCCTCCAGCAGGTGCTGCCACCGGCATGTGATCCTAATATATTACTCATTCACTCATTTTAATGAAACTATTATCCAGGCACCACAGCTTTTCCATAGCCACCAGGTTAGAGGACAACTCCGTCTCAGGAATGAAGTGTGAGGAGGCATGTGCTTTGACAGAAATAGTCTAGAGGTTTTTTTGGTCGCAGACATGCCCACAGTGGATGAACTTTTCAAACTAACCAGCACCCAGGCAAAGACACATCTTCCAAAATAAGGACACTCTACAGGGAGGGCAAATATTTGCTCAAAAGTGTTGGGAAATGCATCTAAGAACTTCAGAAAAATCTGGTTAACTAGCCATATTGACGAACGTGCTTTGGTATTCTCTTaccattttaaaaatcacatttatttatttattcattcctttatttgtgtgtgcctgtgtgtgtagggGTTGTCAAAGCTCTCCTCcagaggttagaggacagctttcaggagtcagttttctccttccactatgttgggtcttaggaactgaactcaggtcgtcagtcCTAGCAGCAAGCTCCTTtttccactgaaccatcttgcccagtttttcttttttctttttcttttttttttttttttgttgttgttgttgtgatccCTAACCTCATGATACTGTGTTTAACAGGAAGTATTATGTCTTCTGATGTGAACCTTAACAAATAACCCCTACACATGTGAATGGCCCCGGTAGAAGGGCCTTaactacttcttcttcttcttcttcttcttcttcttcttcttcttcttcttcttcttcttcttcttcttcttcttcttcttctgtataATGTTTGGGGCCAACTAGATGGTTCAGGGGGTAGAGGCATTTACcagtaaaccaggctgacctggaactcacaaagatccgctttcttctgcttctgttgGGTTCAGGGTGGACGAcgagaaaactcacttcagagacagaagcttaaaatgcaagctttattttctgcaaGCACAGGGAGGGGCCAGTTCAGGACCTGAACCTTGGCTGGGAAGGGAGATTGTACAGTGTTTTTAAAGGATGAGAACACAAAGCAAGGGGGAGCAGGGGGGCTGTTGCCCtgaccaatcatattttgacacaagAAGTTGAAGAAAGAAGTCAACGTGGGTGCCTGGGCCTCTCCAGGTTCCCTGGCTCAGCTCTTTGCAGTCATGTCCCTTCTTGGATTTTGGCTTGGAATTTAGAGTGATAAGGGAAGTGGTAAGGAGTGGGCAAGCTTTAAGTCaagacaggcaacacatttacaacttgtgtgcttagtttagatAGTGGATAATTACTACTTCCCTCTTTACATCCGTTACTGATTAACAGACAAACATGGAACACCTGCAGAAGCAAGACTAGGTCCTGGGTACCACTGCCTGGAAACGTGAACTCAGTTCTGACCCTGCCAGCAAGGTGAAACTTgctcctgagatggctggacccaGGAAACTTTCTCTTAACACCTCCTATTAAGatggttgggattaaaggcatgtgccaatgtGCCTTGcagacattattattattattatattgttttaatttattttatgtgtatgtggctTGGCCTGTGTgtactcagaggccagaagagggtgtaaaACCGTAGTTACagatgtggatgctaggaatcaaatccAGTTCCTCCAGAAGAATAACCAGTGCTCTTGAccgcggagccatctctccagccctggtttcTTTTTAATATTCCCAAAGGGTTCCATCCCCTATAGTGAGCCTCCTGCTTGTTTAACCAGTTCTATGTTGATACCCCTATTTGCTGTTGTTCATTTTGTAGTTtaagcctggcctacatagtgagactctgtccccCTGGTACTTTGAATTTGCTTATGCTTTTTCTAAAGCGCCTCCCCACACCCCTGTGTGGCTGCGGGCGAACATGTGACTGGCCTCCATGCGGGCTAGCATCTCCATGACCCTGCCAGGACAGGTACAAGACTTCCAGCCTTCCTGCCTTAGGTGTTTGTCTTTGACTCATTGTCCTTGAGCCTCTATCTAAGTCACCCTCATTGTTTCTGTTAATGAGAGGAATTAATGCAGCATTAACCCACGTTAAAGTTTACCAGTAGCCACACCACTCAAGAAAATGAGCCCCCGGCCCCCCGAAACCATTAATGGCCAACATGTCCTCATCTAGAGGTGGGCCCCATAAGCCTCCACCGGCCTCTTTTCTTTCTGGTCATTTAGCTCAGGTTTCTCCCTGTTTTCCCCTGAGGCAACCAAGCTCACCTCCCTTGGTTAAGTCCACACTTGAGGAAGTTTTGCTTCAGACCTAATCTGGAACGCTCTGTAAGTGCTCACGCTTCTCACGGAAGATCAAAGGCAGAAGGGAGACATCCCGAGCTCCCCCTGAGCGTGGAAATGCTGTGTAATTGCTGATTCTGGTTACACATTTGCCATTGTTCTAGAATTCCCACAGTGCCTGCGGGGCTCCACCTCACTTTGCTCCTGCGCTGTCTGATTTGCACAGGGCTTGATCTGTGGACCCTGCAGCCCACCAGTTTTTCATGCTTTACCAGATTAGATAATGACCCCAAGCTGGAATTTTCAAAACTGACCTTTGAAGGCAATACCTGTTCTAACCGAATGAATCTAATGTTAATTTTTTGTCACTCTTacagtttctctttattttaatatCCTTATCActttttatgatttaaaaaaaataattttattttatgtgtgaaggtgtcagatcccttggaattgatggtacagacagttgtgatctgccatgtgggtgctgggaattgaacctgggtcctttggaagagcagacagtgctcttaaccactgagccatctctctagccccctccttatcatttaaaaaaaaacatttatttttttattacttatacaatgttctgtttgcacaccagaagaggaaccATATCTCactttagatggttgtgagccaccatgtggttgctgagaattgaactcaggacttttggaagaacagccagtgttcttaacctctgagccatctctccagccacacttATCACtttttcatggtttgtttgtgtagatggtttttttctttaatttaaattaattaattaatttatttattcactttacatttcaaTCCCCTCTATTTCCATCTGACCTTCATCCTCAAAGCTTACATTTATAGGAAACTTAAATAGGGGGAAAGGGGAGTGAGCCCAGTTAGgatctgatccccagaacccattgGGGGGGGGAAAGCCGGTGGTAGGGGGCTGGCAGACAGGAGGATGCCTGGGGTTTGCTGCCCTGCCTAGCCTACTAGCCAATTTCTggccagagagagacacacacccCCCAACCCCTCCCCATCTCATAAAGGGTGTATGGTGGCTGAGGAGTGACATACAAGGTAATCCTCTGACtccacatacacacgcatgcacatgggcacagatgaacacacacacagagaaatacaatTCTATGCAGAGCACAGCGCCAATGACTAGTTACAGATATCCTGTACACACAAGGGAACAAGGAACGCCAGTATTTTGGATTATAACACAGTTGGTTGAACTGTCGTTTTTTTCTAcactttaaaaagatgttttaaccTACTAATTAATTTTGATGCAGGGCGttactttgtagcccaagctggccttgaactcagcaattctcctgcctcagcctccgcaTTCGAGATGACAGCGGGGCACCACCACGCCTGCTTTTTTCACACATAAATTTTTGcgttgtatttatttgtgtggggTATCATGGAATAAATGTGGAGGCCGGAGGGAAGCTTAAAGGAGTTgcctctctctttccaccacgtgggtgctggggatgaaagCCAGGgactgggcttggtggcaagtcccttccccccaccccagcctcacCTCCAGCCCCCCACTGGGGGATGCCCCAACCCAGAAGCTCACCATTTCAGACAGGCTGGTTGACTCTGAGGCTCTTGGGCTGTACCTGTCTCCACCACCTGACGCTGGCGTTCCAGGCACAGGCAGACCTTCACACAAGTTCCGAGGAGTAGGACTTGTGTTTGCACTGCAAGTTCTCTTCCCCACTCAACTGTCTCCCTTGCCCCCAGTTTTCTTTAAAGACTATGAAGTCTGCAGAATTCAGGGGTAGTCAGACACACGCTTTTTCCAGCACTAACTCTTGGAACCTAACCAAATTCCGTTTAGGTTGCTGGAGGGTGGATGCTGATGAATGCACACAGCAAGCTTCGAAGTGCAGGGCCTGACTTACCAAATGCTTACAGCACGAGGGACAAAATGGCCACCCTGCCCTTCCAGACCTCAGGCCCTGAGGATGGGCTAAGCCTCCAGAAGAAAAAGCAGGTGGTAAAGAACAAAGGTTGAGTGTGGGTGAGCATAGGAACCACGTGCCCCCTCGTGGgtaaaggggaaagaaagaatgtTCAAGAATTTTCCAAAGCTGCTTGTCACCTCATCCTCTTTTGAAGGTGAGCAGAGATGAAAAGCAGCACCGACGGAAGACACAGACAGAGTCTTCCCTAACAGTACCCCCCACCTAAGGCCTCACATCATTGCCTGTGTGGGTCAGACCTGCACACACACTCCCGGGGCCCCCAAACACTCCAGAATCAAGTTTCGTTCAACCACAAAGAAAAAGTTCGCTCCCAACTTGAAACTTCTTCACTGATGCTCTTCCACCTCCTTGGGCACAAGGGTCTCAGAATCATAGCTTTCTGGAATCTGTGAAGTCAGAACACCcagaaagggaagcagggacaggcATAATTAGATACTTACTGCCTGGGAACCTCCGAGGCCATCACCATCGCCACCCCCTAGCCATCCCAAACGGGCCCTGGAAATCTCAGCCTTAGAGCCTTAtcacgcccccccccccagagacCACAGAATCTCAAATCAAGAAGAAAGCACCCCCTCACCTGGAAGGGTGTTTTTCACCTCCCACAATGCACTGGAGTCCTGGCCACGCTGTCCACCTACCAGGCCGGTGGGCCCCTCTGCTCCCCACTGTCGCCCATTTTAACCAACCATGTCATTTCTATAGTCACTCACCTTTtgagacacagagaaagcctgccgGCTTGGTCTTCTGAGCCCTGGGTGTTGAAGCGGGTACATCAGCGGGTTGGGTCGCCTGAGGAGCCCTGGGAGCGGACAGAGCCCTCCTGGAACCAGGCCCTTTCTTGAGAGTCACCGGTTTGTTCCTGGTGGCTCCAGAATCAACCAGCACATAAGAGAGAGATCCTAAGctcatcctcttcttctttctcatgGGGGCGGGGATCTTGCTTGAGGCCCAGGTCATGGCTCTCTTCTTCGGGGGGCTCTCTGAACCACTGTCTTGATCCGAGTCCTCTCGATTCTCGGGGCTCTCAGCTGTGGACAGCGTACTACGAGGAAAATCGCGGGGATCTTTCCagactcttttcttcttccaaactGGCTCCTCCTGTTTCACAAAGGGTTTTCTGTTGCCCTTGACGGACTCTGGGATTTCTGAGCTTTGGGTAGCGGCAGCAGTTTGAGCGGCTTCCAAATAAGCTTTATCATTGTAATTACTGCCTTGCGGGTTTCTCCAGCATGTTGGTTCTTGCTTAGGagtttttttctgcttccttctcctgGGGCGAATCTTACCTCCAGCCCTGCGAACCAGAGGTTTTGGAGGGTCACGGTCCTCTGTGTTCTTCCAGAAGTTTCTGTCCTGCATCCTGAAAGCCGAGCCCACCTCTAGGCCCAGCCCGGGTTCCGTCTTCACCCTCCTCCTCGCTGTCGAAGCCCCGGCCACCATCAACTCAGCCTCGGCGGCCTCCTCAGCCCTCGCTTCCTCCTCGCGACTGCGGATTTCAGCATCCACGTAGAAGATGACCTGGACCACCGCGCCCAGGAGCAACCCCAGGGTTTCTGCCCAGTTCGGTGGAGGCTGGTTTGGGTTCGGAAACGGCGGGTGGTGGTTAAGCCTCAACAGCCGCACCACATCCTCCCAGGTGCGCCCTTCCGCGTCCAAGAATTCCTTCAGATTTTTTAAGAACTCAGCGTCCTGGGTGGGGTCTCTGCGGACCACTCTCCAGACACCGCCCCTCGCCGGGAACTCGCGGGGTACGGAGCTCAGGTTCACACCTTCGCCAACCTCCACGAGGGCAGCCTTGACGTTCTCTTGCCTCAGAAACATTTTGTTGAGCACACGGTATGCGCCCAGTGGCAAGAGAACCCCATTCAGAGTCTCCTCGATTTCTGCGTGGCCGCAGTGCTCGGGGATGCCAGTGACCAGCAGGGACCTGTGGATGTCCATCCCCATGCCCCGGCACCAGTCCTCCAGCAGGCTCATGGCCACAGGCTCCGACATCTTCCTGCTCTATCTACCTGTGTGCGGAACACAACATCTgtgagggaggggcaggaggtGAGGCGGACCCCAAATGTGAATTCTGCAATGTGACAAGACAGTGAGGTCAGACTCCCTGGAAAATAGCCAGGCGCATAACcactcctctgtctcctccaccGCTGGCCTTGCAAGAGGCCTCATTGtcccccctcaccccacccccgccccaagATCCTCCTCCTTAGCCTGGGGCCCCTGGTGCTCACGTGTCCTGAATATGGTACAGTCGGCCTTTCCTGGAGCCTGGCTCTCCGCAGGTTCACAGGCAGTTTCTGGCCTCCCTTGCCTCTGACAGTCTAGCCAGGCCAAGAACAGGAGGATAGCGCTACTGTTTTCCCAAACACAGGTTCAGGCCCCAAAGGGCCAGGACACCGTGCCAATGCCAGGCTCCAGCTCCAGCCTGCAGGGGTCACAGGGCCTTGATCCCCTGAGCTGCCCTGAGCTGGCTGTGAAGAGAGCTCATGCGCACTTGCTTCCTGCACTAAGTCTTTAGATCCGCATACCCGGCGGTCTCCATGGCAACAGTCCACTGGTTGCTAAGCATCATCGTGGCCTGCTGTGGGCTCTGCAGATGGGCTTGATATTGAAGACGGACAAAAGACGCAACCGCTGTGGCGTCTTTTGGGTCCACAGGGCCAAAAACGTCTGCATCTTACCATTTCTCCACCATTgacttcttttctctttaaatttacacacacacacacacacacacacactccaccctCACCCCTCAGAGAGGGTCctactgtgcagccctggctggcctggctggcctggctggcctggaactttatATGTCGactaggctgacctggaattcacaaaggtccacttgcctctacttcctgagtgctagtgttaaaggcttgtgccagctgagcgtggtggcacacacctgtaatcccagcactcagagaagtgagaggcaggtggatctctgtgagttcaaagccagcctggtctaaaaagcaagtccaggacagccaaggctacacagagaaaccctgtcccccccaaaaaaaaacaaacaaaaggctgtgccactatgcctggctattagtagtagtagtaattaATTTTTTGCTACAATACAAACtagtaaggcctggagagatggctcagtggttaagagcactggcagctcctccagagaacctgggttcaattcctaacacccatatggcagttcacaaccacctgtaattacAGTTcagggaatctggtgccctcttctggctacaGAGGGAACTGCATGTGTGTGGAGCACAGATGCACACTTAAAATATCCAcacacgttaaaaaaaaaaaaagtaaatctaaaattctgggtatagctcagtggcaaaACAGTTCCAAGCCCCTGGAGTCAATCGCAGCACCGAGgaattaataaataagaaagaaaactacTTGCCTTACGACATTCTCGAAGGTTGAGGTG
This is a stretch of genomic DNA from Meriones unguiculatus strain TT.TT164.6M chromosome 1, Bangor_MerUng_6.1, whole genome shotgun sequence. It encodes these proteins:
- the LOC110552654 gene encoding paraneoplastic antigen-like protein 8A → MSEPVAMSLLEDWCRGMGMDIHRSLLVTGIPEHCGHAEIEETLNGVLLPLGAYRVLNKMFLRQENVKAALVEVGEGVNLSSVPREFPARGGVWRVVRRDPTQDAEFLKNLKEFLDAEGRTWEDVVRLLRLNHHPPFPNPNQPPPNWAETLGLLLGAVVQVIFYVDAEIRSREEEARAEEAAEAELMVAGASTARRRVKTEPGLGLEVGSAFRMQDRNFWKNTEDRDPPKPLVRRAGGKIRPRRRKQKKTPKQEPTCWRNPQGSNYNDKAYLEAAQTAAATQSSEIPESVKGNRKPFVKQEEPVWKKKRVWKDPRDFPRSTLSTAESPENREDSDQDSGSESPPKKRAMTWASSKIPAPMRKKKRMSLGSLSYVLVDSGATRNKPVTLKKGPGSRRALSAPRAPQATQPADVPASTPRAQKTKPAGFLCVSKDSRKL